The Paucidesulfovibrio gracilis DSM 16080 genome includes a region encoding these proteins:
- a CDS encoding DUF429 domain-containing protein — protein MQKSLHEKEVLGIGVDGCRGGWLAAIRRADRLDFVLYPVFDSLLEEHPGLGANDVPETGTVQTRLLIDMPIGLPHAGMPVRPCDREARKRLGPRRASVFSPPCREALGQSDHARASAVNREVTGRGLSIQAWNIAPRIREVDQALREGRACPDRVLECHPELFFAALLGGPAVYAKRSGPGREERGMALTGLCRNAKDRIKEAMRKFGTSVAWDDCADAMVLALAGGQNPLIRLGSDPKTGKPPRDAAGLPVTIHAPEFLLQTDPR, from the coding sequence ATGCAAAAAAGCTTGCATGAAAAAGAAGTGCTCGGGATCGGTGTGGATGGATGCCGGGGCGGCTGGTTGGCTGCGATCCGCCGTGCGGACCGGTTGGATTTTGTCCTGTATCCAGTATTTGATTCGCTATTGGAGGAGCACCCGGGACTCGGTGCCAACGATGTACCGGAGACCGGGACCGTGCAAACCCGTCTGTTGATCGACATGCCCATTGGTCTGCCCCATGCGGGCATGCCGGTGCGGCCGTGTGACCGGGAGGCCAGAAAGCGCCTTGGACCACGCCGGGCCAGTGTGTTTTCCCCGCCATGCCGCGAAGCATTGGGCCAGTCCGACCATGCCCGGGCCTCAGCCGTGAACAGGGAGGTCACGGGCCGTGGATTGAGTATCCAGGCCTGGAACATTGCACCGCGCATCCGGGAGGTGGATCAGGCGTTGCGCGAGGGCCGGGCATGTCCTGACCGGGTCTTGGAATGCCACCCGGAACTATTTTTTGCGGCCTTGCTCGGTGGTCCCGCTGTGTACGCCAAACGGTCCGGCCCGGGACGGGAGGAGCGGGGAATGGCGCTGACCGGGTTGTGCCGGAATGCCAAAGACCGTATCAAGGAAGCGATGCGGAAATTCGGCACATCGGTGGCCTGGGATGATTGCGCGGACGCCATGGTGCTGGCGTTGGCTGGTGGACAAAATCCCTTGATCCGTCTGGGGAGCGATCCAAAGACCGGAAAGCCCCCTCGGGACGCGGCCGGACTCCCCGTGACCATTCATGCGCCGGAATTCTTGCTGCAAACAGACCCACGCTGA
- a CDS encoding ChaN family lipoprotein translates to MGCGLLVACVLAACAGPKPVPLNPMVLRFLPERGELANSNGDRLALEDVAPLLEEADFVLVGEGHTSVCDHAFQRRILALMLKGGQRPAVGLEMVGADLQPVLDRFAAGELDLETLPTALDWKTIWGYPFSLFAPQLGLAQAYGLPVAGINAPRRLVKAVGRQGLEGLSPEDREQLPREIIPPPNGQREFLQRLFGEHATRGLGSGELERFLTVQALWDTAMAQNALGLHRSTGRPVLVFAGSGHVERGWGIASRLRILAPKAKVVALVPLRDATEFHPEDGDVLFYCPPAFESRMGMTIEAREGRIVVVAVRPESRAERVGIRPGDRLVEAQGRPMHGFMDLHRAGKQAHEQGQSLTLVVERQGVHYVVDVGRLGKHPEKKKGKE, encoded by the coding sequence ATGGGGTGCGGACTGCTGGTCGCGTGCGTGCTTGCGGCCTGTGCAGGACCGAAGCCGGTTCCACTCAACCCCATGGTCCTGCGTTTTTTGCCCGAGCGCGGGGAGTTGGCCAACAGCAACGGGGATCGGCTTGCCCTGGAAGATGTCGCCCCATTGTTGGAGGAAGCGGATTTCGTGCTAGTGGGCGAGGGCCATACCAGCGTGTGTGACCATGCGTTCCAGCGTCGTATTCTGGCTCTGATGCTCAAGGGCGGGCAACGGCCCGCCGTGGGGCTGGAGATGGTGGGAGCGGACCTGCAGCCAGTGCTGGATCGGTTTGCCGCCGGGGAATTGGATCTGGAAACACTGCCAACGGCCTTGGACTGGAAAACCATTTGGGGCTATCCTTTCTCCCTTTTTGCCCCGCAGCTTGGGCTTGCGCAGGCGTATGGATTGCCCGTGGCCGGAATCAACGCCCCCAGACGTTTGGTCAAGGCTGTGGGGCGTCAAGGTCTGGAGGGGCTGTCCCCGGAAGACAGGGAGCAGCTCCCGCGCGAGATCATTCCACCGCCAAACGGACAACGCGAGTTTTTGCAACGGTTGTTTGGCGAGCACGCTACCAGAGGGCTGGGGTCCGGCGAATTGGAGAGATTTTTGACGGTACAGGCGCTCTGGGATACCGCCATGGCGCAAAATGCCCTTGGTCTGCACCGCAGCACCGGGCGGCCCGTGCTGGTTTTTGCCGGGTCCGGGCATGTGGAACGCGGCTGGGGCATTGCCTCAAGATTGCGGATCCTCGCCCCCAAAGCCAAGGTGGTTGCCCTGGTGCCCCTGCGCGACGCCACGGAGTTTCACCCGGAGGATGGCGATGTCCTGTTCTATTGCCCTCCGGCGTTTGAGAGCCGCATGGGGATGACCATTGAAGCGCGCGAAGGCCGGATCGTGGTTGTGGCGGTGCGGCCGGAGTCCAGGGCGGAGAGGGTGGGCATCCGCCCCGGGGACCGTCTGGTCGAGGCCCAGGGTCGGCCGATGCATGGGTTTATGGATTTGCACCGGGCAGGGAAGCAGGCGCATGAGCAAGGGCAGTCCCTGACCCTGGTGGTGGAGCGGCAAGGGGTACACTATGTTGTGGATGTTGGTCGTTTAGGAAAGCATCCTGAAAAAAAGAAGGGAAAAGAATGA